The Aspergillus chevalieri M1 DNA, chromosome 5, nearly complete sequence genome includes a region encoding these proteins:
- the SHM1 gene encoding serine hydroxymethyltransferase (COG:E;~EggNog:ENOG410PFHX;~InterPro:IPR019798,IPR039429,IPR001085,IPR015424, IPR015421,IPR015422;~PFAM:PF00464;~go_function: GO:0003824 - catalytic activity [Evidence IEA];~go_function: GO:0004372 - glycine hydroxymethyltransferase activity [Evidence IEA];~go_function: GO:0030170 - pyridoxal phosphate binding [Evidence IEA];~go_process: GO:0019264 - glycine biosynthetic process from serine [Evidence IEA];~go_process: GO:0035999 - tetrahydrofolate interconversion [Evidence IEA]), with amino-acid sequence MLSRCGRQASRVLPLAGSSRTAPIASLASIRPGFHLSSLRAPAQSRNVSSSSRDSQQSLLSASLEEVDPTVYEIVQKEKKRQKHFINLIPSENFTSQAVLDALGSVMQNKYSEGYPGARYYGGNEWIDASERLCQQRALEAFRLNPEEWGVNVQPLSGSPANLYALSALLNTHDRIMGLDLPHGGHLSHGYQTPTKKISFISKYFETMPYRLDESTGIIDYDALEKSAQIYRPKVIIAGTSAYSQLIDYPRMRQIAESVGAYLLSDMAHISGLVAADVVPSPFTHSDVVTTTTHKSLRGPRGAMIFFRKGVRRTDKKGNSEMYDLEGPINSSVFPAHQGGPHNHTITALSVALKQAQTPEFKAYQETVLSNAKALAERLGTSLNDGGLGYNIVSGGTANHLVLVDLKNRGVDGARVERVLELCGVAANKNTVPGDKSALRPGGLRLGTPAMTTRGFQPEDFRRVADIVDRAVIITQKLDKAARESAAEKGVKNPGTVKAFLEYLGEGEEVSEIVLLRQEVEDWVGTFSLPWKDE; translated from the exons ATGCTCTCCCGCTGCGGTCGTCAGGCCTCGCGCGTTCTCCCACTCGCCGGGAGCTCCAGAACTGCTCCTATCGCTTCTCTCGCATCTATTCGCCCCGGATTTCACCTTTCGTCCCTCAGAGCTCCGGCGCAATCCCGGAATGTGTCTTCGTCGAGTCGAGACTCCCAGCAGAGT TTACTCTCCGCATCTCTCGAAGAAGTCGACCCCACCGTCTATGAGATTGTCCAGAAG GAGAAGAAACGTCAAAAGCACTTCATTAACCTCATCCCCTCCGAAAACTTCACATCCCAAGCTGTTCTCGATGCACTGGGCAGTGTGATGCAAA ATAAATATTCCGAGGGATACCCCGGTGCCAGATACTACGGAGGAAACGAATGGATCGACGCTTCCGAGCGCCTGTGCCAACAGCGCGCATTGGAAGCTTTCAGATTAAACCCGGAAGAATGGGGGGTCAACGTTCAGC CCCTCTCTGGCTCGCCCGCAAACCTCTACGCCCTGTCCGCTCTCCTTAATACACATGACCGCATAATGGGTCTTGACCTCCCTCATGGAGGTCACCTGTCGCACGGCTACCAGACCCCTACCAAGAAAATCTCCTTCATCTCCAAGTACTTCGAAACCATGCCCTACCGTCTTGACGAGTCCACCGGTATCATCGACTATGACGCTCTCGAGAAGTCTGCTCAGATTTACCGCCCCAAGGTCATCATCGCAGGTACCTCGGCCTACAGCCAGCTGATCGACTacccccggatgcgccagaTTGCCGAGTCAGTGGGCGCCTACCTGCTGAGTGACATGGCCCACATCTCTGGCCTGGTCGCCGCTGATGTCGTCCCCTCGCCGTTCACCCACTCTGACGTTGTCACCACCACGACTCACAAGTCCCTGCGCGGTCCCCGTGGTGCCATGATCTTCTTTCGCAAGGGTGTCCGCCGGACGGACAAGAAGGGTAACTCGGAAATGTACGACCTGGAGGGTCCTATCAACTCGTCCGTCTTCCCCGCTCACCAGGGTGGCCCTCACAACCACACCATCACTGCTCTGTCCGTTGCCCTCAAGCAGGCGCAGACCCCCGAATTCAAGGCCTACCAAGAGACCGTTCTGAGCAACGCCAAGGCTCTGGCGGAGCGTCTGGGAACTTCTCTCAACGACGGTGGCTTGGGCTACAACATCGTCTCCGGTGGCACCGCTAACCACTTGGTCTTGGTTGACCTGAAGAACCGTGGCGTCGACGGTGCCCGTGTCGAGCGGGTGCTGGAGCTTTGCGGAGTGGCTGCCAACAAGAACACCGTTCCCGGTGACAAGTCCGCCTTGCGCCCTGGCGGTCTGCGCCTGGGCACTCCCGCCATGACCACTCGTGGCTTCCAGCCAGAGGATTTCCGCCGGGTGGCCGACATCGTCGACCGGGCGGTGATTATCACGCAGAAGTTGGACAAGGCCGCGCGGGAGAGCGCTGCCGAGAAGGGAGTCAAGAACCCGGGCACAGTCAAGGCATTTCTGGAATACCTTGGCGAGGGCGAGGAAGTGTCGGAGATTGTTCTCCTGCGACAAGAAGTGGAAGACTGGGTGGGGACCTTCAGTCTCCCATGGAAGGATGAGTGA
- a CDS encoding MOSC domain protein (COG:S;~EggNog:ENOG410PMPV;~InterPro:IPR005302;~PFAM:PF03473;~TransMembrane:2 (i183-203o209-227i);~go_function: GO:0003824 - catalytic activity [Evidence IEA];~go_function: GO:0030151 - molybdenum ion binding [Evidence IEA];~go_function: GO:0030170 - pyridoxal phosphate binding [Evidence IEA]) — protein MKIEKAPPHPTPPHPHPPKRQRSFQYDRRFMLLKVITKPDGTEELRHMSVSKFPEMALFRTDLVFLDGDEDAANGRIVVTYTPPSDAVHMAGGKRIEVPLQPDVEELNLREVQVTLHGSPTRAYDMGSKYNDSFSGCFGYRVVLVYLGSHSRRVLGSFAPLKRRTSNNWAGFGMDLGLRSPRVLIEGTAVVMVLWLVLVYGYGYGSISIYFLVSAAMLRAFLLFQTFTPTSSRAGKKEREEAYITFADCAPYLITSMTSLDNVSARLQDKTMDMTKFRPNIVISGAEAAFEEDFWTELTIPNKQNKVENRLLLTANCVRCTSINVDYTTGKMGKGEEGSVLKKLMKDRRVDTGARFSPVFGRYAFLPTATGNEEAGDGMEVRVGDEVVVSGRAEARSVYDWPGMGKG, from the exons ATGAAAATCGAAAAGGCACCTCCCCACCCCACCCCaccccatccccatcccccCAAACGACAACGAA GCTTCCAATATGACCGCCGCTTCATGCTCCTAAAGGTCATCACCAAACCAGACGGCACGGAGGAACTGCGGCATATGAGCGTGTCGAAGTTCCCGGAGATGGCGCTGTTCAGGACGGATCTCGTTTTCCTCGATGGGGATGAAGACGCGGCAAATGGGAGGATTGTCGTTACCTATACGCCTCCGAGTGATGCGGTACATATGGCTGGAGGGAAGAGGATAGAagttccgctacagccagACGTGGAAGAATTGAACCTTAGAGAGGTACAGGTGACACTCCACGGAAGCCCGACGAGAGCGTATGACATGGGCTCCAAGTACAATGACTCGTTCAGTGGGTGTTTCGGGTATAGAGTTGTGCTGGTATATCTAGGGTCACATTCGCGTCGTGTATTGGGGAGTTTTGCGCCGCTGAAGCGGCGGACTTCGAATAACTGGGCGGGTTTTGGTATGGACCTGGGTTTGAGATCCCCGAGGGTGCTGATTGAAGGAACGGCCGTGGTGATGGTTTTATGGCTGGTGCTTGTTTACgggtatggatatggatcGATATCAATTTATTTTCTGGTTTCTGCGGCTATGTTACGAGcattcctcctcttccaaaCATTCACACCGACAAGCTCGAGagcaggaaagaaagaacggGAAGAAGCATATATTACATTTGCCGACTGCGCGCCATATCTAATCACCTCAATGACATCGCTGGATAACGTCTCAGCCCGACTCCAGGATAAGACAATGGACATGACCAAATTTCGACCCAACATTGTTATTTCCGGTGCTGAAGCGGCATTTGAAGAAGATTTCTGGACAGAACTTACCATACCCAACAAACAAAACAAAGTGGAAAACAGGCTATTGTTGACAGCAAACTGCGTCCGTTGCACAAGCATCAATGTCGACTACACAACCGGCAAAATGGGCAAGGGCGAGGAGGGAAGCGTATTGAAGAAACTAATGAAGGATAGACGGGTTGATACCGGGGCGCGGTTTAGTCCTGTTTTTGGACGGTATGCTTTTTTGCCCACTGCTACTGGAAATGAGGAGGCGGGCGACGGGATGGAGGTTAGGGTTGGAGATGAGGTGGTTGTTTCAGGGAGGGCGGAGGCTAGGAGTGTTTATG ATTGGCCGGGGATGGGGAAGGGGTGA
- a CDS encoding carbon-nitrogen hydrolase family protein (COG:E;~EggNog:ENOG410PHQD;~InterPro:IPR000132,IPR036526,IPR037544,IPR044149, IPR003010;~PFAM:PF00795;~go_function: GO:0003824 - catalytic activity [Evidence IEA];~go_function: GO:0030196 - cyanide hydratase activity [Evidence IEA];~go_process: GO:0006807 - nitrogen compound metabolic process [Evidence IEA];~go_process: GO:0019500 - cyanide catabolic process [Evidence IEA]): MEGYIRMRRERVSESHHQLDQLQLQLQSHLLNLSSKLAMAPVLKKYKAAAVNAEPGWFNLEESVRRTIHWINEAGEAGCKFIAFPELWIPGYPYWAWKVTYQESLPLLKAYRENSLASDSDEMRQIRAAARANKIFVSLGYSELDLASLYTTQVLISPSGEVINHRRKIRATHVERLIFGDGTGDTTESVVQTEIGRVGHLNCWENMNPFMKSYAASLGEQVHVAAWPLYPGKETLKYPDPFTNVAEANCDLVTPEYAIETGAFTLAPWQTITAEGIKLNTPPGRDLEDPNIYNGHGRIFGPDGQSLVPHPDKDFQGLLYVDIDLDECHLTKSLADFGGHYMRPDIIRLLVDTNRKDLVVHEDRVNGGVAYTKTIDRVGLTVPLDEE, from the exons ATGGAAGGGTATAtaaggatgagaagggaaCGGGTTTCTGAGTCTCATCATCAGCTCGATCAACTTcagcttcaacttcaatctcATCTACTAAATTTGTCCTCAAAACTCGCAATGGCTCCCGTTCTCAAGAAGTACAAGGCCGCCGCCGTCAATGCTGAACCCGGCTGGTTCAACTTGGAAGAGTCCGTCCGCCGGACCATCCACTGGATCAACGAAGCCGGTGAAGCGGGCTGCAAGTTCATTGCCTTCCCAGAGCTTT GGATCCCCGGCTATCCCTACTGGGCCTGGAAGGTAACCTACCAGGAGagcctccccctcctcaagGCCTACCGCGAGAACAGTCTCGCCTCGGACTCGGACGAAATGCGCCAGATCCGCGCCGCCGCCCGCGCCAACAAGATCTTCGTCTCCCTGGGCTACTCCGAGCTGGACCTGGCGAGCCTCTATACGACGCAGGTGCTCATCTCGCCCTCGGGCGAGGTGATTAACCACCGACGCAAGATCCGCGCTACTCACGTCGAGCGGTTGATCTTTGGTGACGGAACCGGTGATACTACCGAGTCTGTTGTGCAGACTGAGATCGGACGTGTTGGGCATCTTAACTGCTGGGAGAACATGAACCCGTTCATGAAGTCGTATGCGGCTTCGCTGGGCGAGCAGGTGCATGTTGCGGCTTGGCCGTTGTATCCGGGTAAGGAGACATTGAAGTATCCGGATCCGTTTACCAATGTTGCTGAGGCGAACTGTGAT CTCGTGACCCCCGAGTACGCCATCGAAACTGGTGCCTTCACCCTGGCGCCCTGGCAGACTATCACGGCCGAGGGGATCAAGCTCAATACTCCTCCTGGTCGGGACTTGGAAGACCCTAACATCTACAATGGTCATGGACGTATCTTCGGTCCGGATGGTCAGAGCCTGGTGCCTCACCCTGACAAAGATTTCCAGGGTCTTCTTTACGTTGAC ATTGACCTCGATGAATGCCACCTGACCAAATCGTTGGCCGACTTT GGTGGTCATTACATGCGTCCCGATATTATCCGCCTGCTTGTCGACACCAACCGGAAGGATTTGGTTGTTCATGAGGACCGGGTGAATGGAGGTGTTGCATACACCAAGACCATTGACCGGGTTGGATTGACGGTTCCTCTGGATGAGGAGTAA
- a CDS encoding haloacid dehalogenase, type II (COG:E;~EggNog:ENOG410PQK9;~InterPro:IPR041492,IPR006439,IPR023198,IPR006328, IPR036412,IPR023214;~PFAM:PF13419;~go_function: GO:0016787 - hydrolase activity [Evidence IEA];~go_function: GO:0019120 - hydrolase activity, acting on acid halide bonds, in C-halide compounds [Evidence IEA]), with the protein MSITNPPKALFFDVFGTVVEWRTCVTTALSQAAHHALSDPREDLPATTRARASAMTPADWKTVAEAWRASYSRFTHSWDPQAQGVFISVDQHHYKSLGELLEERDLGDLFTEEERWELALCWHRLEPRADSARGLELLSSRFRTSTLSNGNVALLEDLVRHGSLPFTNVLSAEHFGAYKPSSKVYLGAAERFGLRPAECAMVAAHLFDLQAAKGLGFQTVYVERKQEEAFSAEDMARANDPEKGYVDMWVGLGEDGFIEVARRFDIS; encoded by the coding sequence ATGTCAATCACTAATCCTCCCAAAGCCCTTTTTTTCGACGTCTTCGGCACAGTCGTCGAGTGGCGCACCTGCGTTACTACAGCCCTCTCCCAAGCCGCCCATCATGCCCTCTCCGATCCCCGCGAAGACCTCCCCGCTACCACGCGGGCCCGCGCCTCCGCCATGACTCCCGCAGACTGGAAAACCGTCGCGGAGGCATGGCGCGCGTCGTACAGCCGGTTCACCCATTCCTGGGATCCCCAGGCACAGGGCGTGTTTATCTCAGTCGACCAGCACCACTACAAGTCTCTCGGGGAACTACTCGAGGAGCGGGATCTGGGCGATCTCTTCACAGAGGAGGAAAGATGGGAATTGGCGCTTTGCTGGCATCGCCTAGAACCACGGGCAGATAGCGCTCGTGGTCTAGAGCTGCTTAGCAGCAGATTTAGAACCAGCACGCTGTCCAATGGAAATGTGGCTCTGCTGGAAGATTTGGTTCGGCACGGGTCCCTGCCGTTTACGAATGTCCTTAGTGCGGAGCACTTCGGGGCGTATAAGCCCTCTTCTAAGGTTTATTTGGGTGCAGCGGAGAGGTTCGGACTGCGGCCGGCTGAGTGTGCGATGGTGGCGGCGCATCTGTTTGATCTGCAGGCAGCCAAGGGATTGGGCTTTCAGACAGTCTATGTTGAGAGAAAGCAGGAGGAAGCGTTTAGTGCTGAGGATATGGCGAGGGCGAACGATCCGGAAAAGGGCTATGTTGACATGTGGGTTGGTTTGGGGGAGGACGGGTTCATTGAGGTTGCTAGGCGGTTTGACATATCGTGA
- a CDS encoding putative GPI anchored protein (COG:S;~EggNog:ENOG410Q2ME;~SECRETED:SignalP(1-16)), with protein MRFSLAVAALAAGAAAAVAPQEEEQTVTVTEYTTYCPSATMSQLPQYTTSAGHSYSISRPLITSTVTHCNKCSSTPVPSSTIPVQVPVNTPEVNPSPSPESSPASSPVSSPAVTSSSSSVVLGGSSPTPVIPRPSSAEAIGQGSASSSASGSATTPSSPIFTGGASRAATGAGLGLSTVFGLVAFLL; from the exons ATGCGTTTCTCTCTTGCTGTCGCTGCCCTCGCAGCCGGTgctgccgccgccgtcgcTCCCCAGGAGGAGGAGCAGACCGTTACCGTCACCGAGTACACCACCTACTGTCCTTCTGCGACCATGAGCCAGCTTCCTCAGTACACCACCTCTGCTGGCCACTCCTACAGTATCAGCCGTCCTCTGATCACCTCCACCGTCACTCACTGCAACAAGTG CAGCTCGACCCCCgtcccctcctccaccatcCCCGTCCAGGTCCCCGTCAACACCCCCGAGGTCAACCCCAGTCCTAGCCCCGAGTCCTCTCCCGCCTCTTCTCCTGTCTCCTCTCCCGCCGTGACCAGCTCCAGCTCTTCCGTCGTCCTTGGTGGCTCCTCGCCCACTCCCGTCATCCCTCGTCCTTCCTCTGCTGAGGCTATCGGCCAGGGTAGCGCTTCATCGTCGGCTTCGGGCTCGGCCACCACGCCCTCGTCGCCCATCTTCACCGGTGGTGCTTCGCGCGCTGCCACCGGTGCTGGGCTGGGATTGTCGACTGTGTTCGGTCTTGTTGCTTTCTTGCTGTAA
- the rasB gene encoding Ras small monomeric GTPase RasB (COG:S;~EggNog:ENOG410PM57;~InterPro:IPR005225,IPR001806,IPR027417,IPR020849;~PFAM:PF08477,PF00071;~go_component: GO:0016020 - membrane [Evidence IEA];~go_function: GO:0003924 - GTPase activity [Evidence IEA];~go_function: GO:0005525 - GTP binding [Evidence IEA];~go_process: GO:0007165 - signal transduction [Evidence IEA]) yields MAGKMTLYKLVVLGDGGVGKTALTIQLCLNHFVETYDPTIEDSYRKQVVIDQQSCMLEVLDTAGQEEYTALRDQWIRDGEGFVLVYSITSRASFSRIQKFYNQIKMVKESANSGSPSGASYLASPITAPSGPPLPVPVMLVGNKSDKAVERAVSAQEGQALAKDLGCEFVEASAKNCINVEKAFYDVVRMLRQQRQQQQGGGKSQDRRPTGLGPMRDRDAGPEYPKSFRPDRSRHRNKCIVL; encoded by the exons ATGGCGGGCAAAATGACGTTGTACAAATTGGTGGTCCTGGgggatggtggtgttggaaAGACCGCATTGACAATTCAG CTTTGTTTGAACCACTTTGTCGAAACATATGACCCAACCATCGAAGACTCCTACCGCAAGCAGGTCGTTATTGACCAGCAATCGTGCATGTTGGAAGTGCTGGATACCGCCGGTCAAGAAGAATACACTGCGCTACGCGACCAATGGATCCGAGATGGTGAAGGCTTTGTTCTCGTCTACAGTATCACTTCGCGGGCCTCGTTTTCGCGGATACAGAAATTCTACAATCAGATCAAGATGGTCAAGGAATCTGCCAACTCCGGTTCTCCCTCTGGCGCCAGCTATTTGGCATCCCCCATCACCGCCCCCTCCGGTCCCCCGCTGCCCGTGCCTGTGATGTTAGTGGGTAACAAGAGCGACAAGGCCGTCGAGCGCGCCGTGTCCGCTCAGGAGGGCCAAGCACTGGCCAAAGATCTGGGCTGTGAATTCGTCGAGGCGTCAGCGAAGAACTGCATCAACGTCGAGAAGGCTTTCTACGATGTCGTCCGTATGCTCCGGCAGcagcgacagcagcagcagggcgGCGGGAAGAGCCAAGATCGTCGACCGACCGGGCTGGGGCCCATGCGCGACCGTGATGCCGGTCCGGAATATCCCAAGTCGTTCCGACCGGATCGATCGAGGCATCGCAACAAGTGCATTGTTTTGTAA
- the ITR2_2 gene encoding myo-inositol transporter (COG:F,P;~EggNog:ENOG410PG6B;~InterPro:IPR005829,IPR005828,IPR003663,IPR036259, IPR020846;~PFAM:PF00083,PF07690;~TransMembrane:12 (i44-67o87-107i114-135o141-161i173-195o201-220i290-310o330-351i358-378o398-423i435-456o468-489i);~go_component: GO:0016020 - membrane [Evidence IEA];~go_component: GO:0016021 - integral component of membrane [Evidence IEA];~go_function: GO:0022857 - transmembrane transporter activity [Evidence IEA];~go_process: GO:0055085 - transmembrane transport [Evidence IEA]) gives MSTTKLDYEDDDDVKAQVIHDEHGVDQTLALDDSIEETNPGKGVWLIACTVSMGGFLFGYDTGVISAVLVNLGTDLGHTLASNEQELVTSITSGGALVGAVMAGLTSDRYGRKVGIYAGCVVFLIGSIIQAVAYSVAQMTVGRFIVGLGVGSAAMIIPLYIGEMAPARSRGRLIVFDNLCVGFGQLVAYALGAGFTEVTHGWRYMVGLGGIPAILLFFLLPLCPESPRQLIAHGHEEDAVHVLGRIFPNASDEQRQAKVRVIRHSIEESSASISDRSLWWQLKQLFTIPANLRALTTACAVMAVSQLGGFNTLMYYSGTLFSIVGFNKPTVVSIVVGATNFLFGFVNFGVIDRFGRRTVLLITLMGMTISLVIVSVAFNYIPLTPDLEPQEGNSMNWAAILLLVFIIVYIAFYAAGVAPISWVGTEFLPLEVRALGTMLNTVTCWACNIIISSTFLSMMKGMTPSGAFGFYAGMCALGSVFSVFCYAEVHNMPLERVREVYQHGFGVRYAKKMQAELKREREEGIQRMNKDVV, from the exons ATGAGCACGACGAAGCTTGACTacgaggacgacgacgacgtcAAGGCCCAAGTCATCCATGATGAACATGGTGTTGACCAGACCCTGGCCCTGGATGATTCCATTGAGGAGACCAATCCTGGCAAAGGTGTCTGGTTGATCGCGTGTACAGTGTCTATGGGAGGATTTCTGTTTG GTTATGACACTGGTGTCATCTCCGCGGTCCTCGTGAATTTAGGAACGGACCTGGGTCACACGCTCGCCTCGAATGAACAAGAACTCGTCACATCCATCACCTCTGGCGGTGCCCTCGTCGGCGCCGTCATGGCCGGTCTTACGTCCGACCGCTACGGCCGCAAAGTGGGCATCTACGCTGGCTGCGTGGTGTTCCTAATCGGCTCGATCATCCAGGCTGTTGCATACTCGGTGGCTCAGATGACTGTTGGCCGATTCATAGTCGGTCTGGGAGTCGGCAGCGCCGCTATGATCATCCCCCTGTACATCGGTGAAATGGCACCGGCACGATCGCGTGGGCGACTGATCGTATTCGACAACCTGTGCGTCGGGTTTGGACAACTCGTTGCCTACGCACTTGGGGCGGGTTTCACCGAAGTCACCCACGGATGGCGATACATGGTTGGTCTGGGCGGCATCCCGGCaatccttctcttcttcctgctTCCTTTGTGCCCCGAGTCGCCACGACAACTCATCGCacatggccacgaagaaGACGCAGTGCATGTGCTTGGTCGGATCTTCCCTAATGCGTCGGACGAGCAGCGGCAGGCCAAGGTGCGGGTGATCCGGCATTCAATCGAGGAGTCTTCGGCCTCGATCTCGGACCGGAGTCTGTGGTGGCAGCTCAAGCAGCTTTTTACTATCCCGGCTAATCTGCGTGCTTTGACGACGGCATGTGCCGTCATGGCGGTCTCGCAGTTGGGTGGGTTTAATACGTTGATGTACTACTCGGGAACgctgttctccattgttgGGTTCAATAAACCAACGGTAGTGTCTATTGTGGTCGGAGCGACGAACTTTCTCTTCGGGTTTGTCAACTTCGGTGTGATTGACCGGTTTGGTCGACGGACTGTCCTTTTGATCACTCTTATGGGAATG ACAATCTCCCTTGTCATCGTCTCCGTCGCCTTCAACTACATCCCTCTAACCCCCGACCTCGAGCCCCAAGAAGGAAACAGCATGAACTGGGCCGCCATCCTCCTCCTAGTCTTTATAATCGTCTACATCGCCTTCTACGCCGCCGGCGTCGCGCCCATCTCCTGGGTCGGCACGGAGTTCCTGCCCTTGGAGGTCCGGGCGCTAGGCACGATGCTGAACACCGTGACATGCTGGGCATGCAACATCATCATATCGTCGACGTTCTTGTCGATGATGAAGGGGATGACGCCGAGTGGGGCATTTGGGTTCTATGCAGGGATGTGTGCGCTGGGTTCGGTGTTTTCGGTGTTTTGTTATGCAGAGGTGCATAACATGCCGTTGGAGAGAGTTAGGGAGGTCTATCAGCATGGGTTTGGGGTTAGGTATGCGAAGAAGATGCAGGCTGAGttgaagagggagagggaggaggggattCAGAGGATGAACAAGGATGTGGTGTAA